The Leptospira langatensis genomic sequence AATTCAGATTACTTCCGGATCCTTTGGCAAGGATCTATCCTTCTTTTGCTGCGAAAGAAGGATGTTCCTGTTTGTTTGTGGTCAAGGGCTCGGAAGAGTATTGCAAGGATTATGTTCGTCAGTTCTTCTTCCCGGATGAATGGATCCAAGGAGAAGATTCTTTAGAAGTTAGATTTTCCTCTTATTTTTCGGAATGGAAGGCCAAAGCGATTTTTCGGAACTCCAAGGGCTGTCGTTTAGAATAGCTGAGACCTTTCAGCTCTTTCGGTCAGTAATCATTTTTGAGTGAAATCTGAGGCTGTTTTTAAACTCTGGTCCTATTGTTTAAAGAGCCGCCGCAATGATAAAGATCTCTAATCTTCATAAAATATATAATTCCAAAGTACTCTTCGACGATCTGAATTTGAGTCTGAATCGGGGAGAAAAATTAGGCCTTGTGGGTAGGAACGGTCATGGCAAGTCCACGATCTTTCAGATGATCCTGGGTGCGGTCGAACCTGATTCCGGAACGATCATCGTTCCTAAGGGTTATAAGATCGGTCATTTGCAACAGCATCTGCACTTTACCAGACCTACTGTTTTGGAAGAATGCGCTCTCGGTCTTCCCGAAGGAGAAGAATACGAAACTTGGCAGGTTGAGAAGGTTCTCTCCGGTCTCGGTTTTTCCGAAGCGGATATGGAGAGAGATCCGAACGAATTCTCGGGCGGTTATCAGATCCGAATGAATCTTGCTAAGCTTTTGGTTTCCGGTCCCGACCTTTTGATGTTGGACGAGCCGAATAACTATCTGGACATCGTTACCATTCGTTGGCTCGAGGAATTCTTGAGGGAATGGGAAGGCGAGATTATATTAGTAACTCATGATAGAAGTTTTATGGACAGCGTAGTTACTCATACTGCGGCCATTCATAGAGCGAAATCAGTCAAGGTCCAAGGCGATACGGACAAACTTTATAATCAGATCAATCAAGCAGAAGAGATCTATGAAAGGACTCGTTTGAACGAGGCTAAGAAGAGAAAACAAGAAGAGATCTTTATCGCTAAGTTCAAGGCAAAGGCAAGTTTTGCGAGTAGAGCCCAATCCAGGGTTAAGAAGCTAGAGAAGCAAGGAGAGATGAAGGCTTTAGAGAACATCCAAGATCTGGAATTGTACTTTAATGCGGCTCCTTTCGCTGCCAATCAGATGCTGGCTGCGGAGAATATTTCCTTCTCTTATTCCGGAAAGGAACCGTTTTTGATCCAGGATTTTTCCATCAGCGTCGGCAAGAGGGATCGTATTTGCATCATCGGAAAGAATGGTAAGGGAAAATCCACTCTTCTAAAGTTACTTGCGGGTGAGTTGCAGCCTTCTTCGGGAACCGTGCAAAAGCATCCTGCTCTTAAAGAAGGTTATTTCGGTCAGACAAATAAGCTGAATATGAACGAGAACGCTACCGTTGTCGAAGAGATCATGAGTGCGGACAAGTCTTGCACGGAATGGTTAGCTCGTACGATCGCCGGCGGTTTGATGTTCTCCGACGATCAGGGTTTAAAAAAGATCAAGGTCCTTTCCGGAGGAGAAAAGAGTAGGGTGCTTCTCGGGAAAATACTCGTGACTCCTTGTCATATACTCTATTTGGATGAGCCTACCAACCACTTGGACATGCAATCTTGCGATTCATTGATCGAGGCGATCGATGAATTCGATGGCTCAGTCATTATGGTGACTCACAATGAAATGCATTTAAGAGCGGTCGCCACCAAATTGATCGTGTTCGATAACGATGAGATCCGGATCTTCGACGGGACCTACGACGATTTCTTGAACGATGTAGGTTGGTCCGACGAAGAGTATTGAGTTTCTCGAATATTCTTATAATTTTAGTAAATTATAGATCCTGAGGCTATGGAAGATAGAGAAGGAATTCCTTATTCTATCTCTAATAGCTTTTTGAGTTTCTGGATGTTCTTGTTTTCCGGATCTATATCCTCTGCGGTTTTGGTGAATTCGATAGCATCCGCTTTTTTGCCTAAGAGTCGATTTAGATCGGAAAGATGTACCAAGTTCTGCACATTCATTGGCTGCAGTTTGTTCACCATCATAGCTGCTTCTAAGGATTGAGTTAAATTTCCCAATCTCTTTTCCGCAAGAGAGAGATAGTACCAGAGTTCAGCAGTATCCGGATCATCGACCAGATACTTACTCAGTATTTTTACTGCCAAAGGATAATCCTTTTCTTTAAAACTGATCAGTCCTAATAGCTTGTTGATCCTTTGGTTGGAGGGATCTGCGGAATAGGCTTCGAGTAGAACGGAGATTGCCTTTTGGACTTCTCCGCTTTTATAGAGTTCCTTTCCTTCTTTGTACAATGTTTGGAGAGTGACTTTTTCGGCAGAATCGTCGCTATCCTCCATTTTCGGAGGCATTGACTTAGGAGATCCTACTTCTTGGAACCCGATCCGAAGAATAGAAAGGTCATCGATGACTTCGCCTGTGCTTCGGATACTTTTCTCGATAAGCTCTATATCGGATCCGGATCTTTCGACTGCTTCTAAGAATAAAGTCTCGTCTTCGTTGATGATCCTTTTTCCGTTCGAGTGATTTAACAATAGATCGTCTCTTCCGTCGGAAGCGAGTATGATCACGTCGTTCGGATGTAGCTGGAATGTTTTTACTTTGAACTCGTATTCCGAATCCAGTCCTAGCTTTCTAAGCTCAAGATCATTCTCTAAGAAGGAAGCCTTTCCGTCCCTGTATAAAACCGAGAATGGATGCTCTGCGTTCCAATAATGCATTTCGCCTGTTTCATCATTGATCAAGGCAACTGTGGCGGATATTACCATACTTCCGTCGAAGCTCTTGAATACGGAATGCACCTCGAAATACACGTCCGTTAGCCATTCTTGCGGGGTCTTGTTCAATATTCTTTTGTTTGCAGCGGAACGGGCCATGATGGAATTCATCATCACTCCCATTACCAGGGAACCTCCTGCTCCCTGCATGGATTTTCCCATCGCATCCCCATTCATCGCCATCGTGAACTGTTGGTATTGTGTAGGAGTTCCGAGTCTCAGGTTCCCGGTGATACAGATATCTCCGCCGAGTTCCCCTTTTTTATTTCGGAATTCGAAGTACTTCTTCTGCTTTATTAAGAAATTCGTATTTACCTTGGAAGATTTATTTGCGTTATAAAAGAGAGGCTTGGCCAAGAGGGAAGTTAGGAAATAATCCCCGTCCTGCTGGATCTTGAGCTGCTGGACCTCCATCATCTTTTCCTGAACTTCTCTGGTCCTTTCTTCTACCTTCTCTTCTAGATGGTTTGCATAGTCTTGGAGTTGTTCTCTAGCGCTTCGGATCGAATCCACCATAGAGTTGAAAGAGAGAGAAAGGAACCCCACCTCGTCCATGGTCTTGATCGGAACGTTTACGTTCAGGTCCCCGTGGTTTACCTTCTCTACTCCGGATAGAAGTCGGTTCAAAGGATGGATCAGGCTGACCCTAAGTAAGATCGGGAAAACGATCAGGATAAAGACTGTAGTACCAAGTTGGATCAGTACCAACCAGCGAGCCACATTGTGGATGACCGTTCTAAATTCCCTATAACTGAATCCGACCTCGTATCTGGTACGATCCAATTCAAAATCATAATGAACATAAAAATTATCGGCCATTCTGAAAAGCTTGGTCTGCAGAGGCAGTTCCGTTGTTTCCAATTCCTTTAAGGAAATTGTTTCCAGTTCGTAATCCGTTCGACCTTTGTATTTTCTCTTATTCTGTTCTTCTAAGTCTCGGAGTTGTTGCTTTTTATATCTGGCTTGTCCTTCGACGAGGTTGGTTTGCGTTACGTTGTCCCTGGAGAATATTATATTATACTTATGATCGAAGACTCCGGGGCCGGACGGTCTCGCGATGATGTATTGCACATTGGCAGGAAAGTCGGTTTCTCCGTTTCGGATCGCCGTTTTTACCGAATTCATCTCCACTATGCTTTCTTTCTCATTTGCCCTATCGATCGCATACAGAGTGACATAGCTGATCGCTCCTAAGGCGAGGATCACGGTAACCACAGCACTGGAAAGGATCTTGACCATAAAGCTAGTCGGTTCAGGGGAATGGTTCAGATACGCGCTTTGGATGAAGAAGATGGTCGTTACGGAAAGAGTGAAGTAAGTCATCGCAAAGGTATCGTAAGAGATGACTCCGGACTTATTCAGCACGTTGTTGTATGCGTTGACTATATTGAGTATGACGGTGAATAGGAAGGCTCTCAGTGCGATCGCTTCTTTTCCTTTTGCGAAGATGATCTTTTGAAATGCAAGTGGAATTCCTATCAGGAATTGGACCGGAATACGGACCAATGCAGGGGAGTCTTTGAACTTTCCGCTCACGACGGTCAGGAACCCTTTGTATTGTGAGAAATATAATATTTTTCTAATTAATATGACTGTGCTGATGATAAAACAGAGTAGAATGACCCCGCTCGCTTCTTTTCCGAAATCGAAACTATATTGGTGAGCCGTAAAGGAGAAGATCTTTTCCATATTGTACGTTTTGTACATGAAATGGACCCATGCTACTAGGCTCATCAGTAAGCTGAGAGGCAGGACTATCTTGGATTCCTTAGGATATATGTTTCTCGGAAAATGGTAGCAGAATGCGATGAAACAGACGATCCCGAAGAGAATGAATACTGTTAGATATCTATGATAAGCCGCAATAGGATCGAATATGGAATACGAGAAAAAGTAACCTATGAACATCACCCCGTAGGCGAGATACATTAGAATTAGATAATAAGAGGGAAGGGTCTTGTCCTTCTTGAAGATCAGGAACCCGGAGAGGACGAGAGTTAATAGAAATAAGGAAAAGACACCAATGGAATGATGCGAGAATAAAATGGAATCTACCATAACGGACTTGTTAGCTTCCCTGCAAAGGCATGGAAGTCAAGTGGATTCCATTTTAAGCAATTTTTAAGCAAGATGGAAGAAGAAACTTTTTAAAATGCATTCTTCTTTTATATATCATTTGATCGAGAAAGAAGGGCGAGTTAGTGGGAGCTCCTTTGAGTCACAAATTAGAGTTAAGATATGTTCAAAAATGATTCAGAAGTTTGTCAGATAGTTTACGTTTTGAGAATGTCTTAATTTAGGAAGAGCTAATGGAACGGGGCACTAATCATTTTGGATTATCTTTCTCTCCGAACTAGTGTTCGGTTGCTCGCCTGCTTTGGATTAGCTGGTTTAGCAATTGCTACATTATTTCTGTCCGGAGGAAAGATATTTTATATAAGAGTATTTCTATTTCTTAATATGATATCCCGTTTTAAACATCCAAGCAACGATGAATAGACAGGTGCTTAAGAATATCAGTATCATTCCCAGACTGATCCCTACGCTTACGTCTGAGATCTCATAGAAGCTCCAACGAAATCCGCTTACCAAGTAGAGGATCGGGTTGAACAATGTTACAGTTTGCCAAAAGGGAGGAAGCATATTTGCTGAATAGAAACTTCCCCCCAAGAAGACCAATGGAGTAATGACTAACATAGGGATGACTTGCAGTTTTTCGAAATTATCCGCCCAGATCCCGATTATGAAACCGAATAGGCTGAAGGAGACGCAGGTCAGGATCAGGAAGAACACCATCAGAAAAGGATGAGCGATATGGATGGGCACAAAGAGAGAAGCAGTTGCAAGCATGATCATTCCTAGGATCAAGGATTTGGTAGCTGCCGCTCCTACAAAACCGATGACTGCTTCCATGCTGGAAACGGGAGCAGATAGGATCTCGTAGATGGTTCCAGTGAATTTAGGAAAATAGATCCCAAAGGATGCGTTAGAGATACTTTCCGTTAATAAGGAAAGCATAATTAAGCCCGGTACGATAAAGGAGCCATAAGGGACCCCGTTGACTTCTTGGATCCTGGAGCCGATGGCAGAACCGAATACCACAAAGTAAAGAGAAGTGGAGATAACGGGAGAAGCGATACTCTGCATCAGAGTCCTTCTCGTTCTGGACATTTCGAAAAAGTAAATGGCTTTGATAGCGTTCAGATTCATTTGGATTCCTTTACCAGTTGCACGAAGATCTCTTCGAGAGAACTTTGGATCGTATTTAGATCCTTGAATTCGATCCCTGATTTTTTCAGATTTTCCAAGAAGGCTGCGATCCCGGATTCCTTATCCTGTCCGTCGTAGGTATACAGCAATTGCTTGCCTTCATTCTTTATATCCAGTTCGTACGAGTTCAAAGAATCCGGTATTCGAGTTAATGGCTGAGCAAGGTCCAAAAGGATCTGCTTCTTGCCTAGCTTATGCATGAGAACGGATTTCTCTTCCACTAAGATCAGCTCACCCTTGTTCATGATGCCGACCCGATCCGCGATCTCTTCTGCTTCTTCTATATAATGTGTGGTGAGGATGATGGTCACTCCCTTGTCTCTCAAGGCTCGGACCACGTTCCACATATCCTTCCGTAATTCTACGTCGACTCCTGCGGTTGGCTCATCCAAAAATAGTACGTTTGGCTCATGAGAAAGAGCCTTCGCGATCATGACCCTTCGTTTCATTCCCCCAGAGAGAGTGAGCACCGTGCTATCCTTCTTGTCGAGAAGGGAAAGAGATCCAAGGATGCTCTCCACATATTTGGTGTTCGTCGATTTTCCGAATAGACCTCGACTGAAATTTACCGTGGCCATTACGGATTCGAACGCATGTACTGTGAGTTCTTGGGGAACTAGTCCGATCATGGATCTAGTCTGTCTATAATCTTTGATGATATCGTACCCGCTTACGGAAACGGATCCCTCACTTGGATTTATGATGCCGCAAATGATCGAGATCAAAGTTGTTTTTCCTGCTCCATTCGGACCAAGAAGTGCGATGATCTCTCCTTTCTGTATTTCCAGATTCACGTTTTTTAAAGCCGTAAATCCGTTGGCATAGGACTTGGATAAGTTTCGGATAGAAACTATTGAATTGGATTCGTTTTGCATGTGTGTGCTTTCAGGTTGAACTAGATTTAACAGATCTTAAAAAATGCTTAAAATACTGTACATGATTTTCCGGGACTCGTTTCCTTTCGGAGAAGAAAAAAATTTCCTTTTCGGATAGAAATCGGTCGGGCAGATCCGCTGTTTATTCTTTCTCCTGTTTCATCCGGATGATCAGATAAAAGGCCATTCCTGTTGCTACACCTGGGACCACTCCTAATAAGATCGCGATCCATCCCCTTCGGATCCCTTTGGTCTTCGCTTCGTACAATACCCAGGTAGAGAAGACGAACCAAGTGCAAATGATATCCAACGAATATCCTGTAGAGAAAGGATTTACGAATCCTCCTAAGGCAGCACCGATCGGATCGAAGTCTTGCAAAAGAGGAGGAACGACGAAGTAAACAAAGGAAAGGGCGAATAAGATCCCGAAGAAGGAAATTATATATTGAAATGCTGATTTTGTCATAAGCCAGCCGGAACGATCTCAGCTCCGGAGGAAAATACAATCAGAATTTAGGCAGGATTCAATCTAGGAAGATCCAGAAGAGGTTGCGGAATAGAGAAGGTGAATTTACTTCCTTTTTGCTCTTGCGATTCGACCGAGATCCTTCCGTGATATGCGCTGATGATGCTATATACAAGAGGAAGACCGAGCCCTGTGCCGGACTCCTTGTTCGTTCCCAAGCGAGTGGATCTGATCTCGGTGGAGAATAAACCTGGTATCATCTCTTTCGGGATTCCTATACCGGAGTCCTTTACGGTAAATTCCATTGCGTTCGGTTTGGAAGAGAAATCGATCTCTATGGAATCTCCTTCTCTGCAGAACTTAATCGCGTTCGAGAGAAGGTTCACAAAGATCTCTGAGAATAGCGCGCGGTCCACATTCATTCGGATATCGTTCGGAATCGAATTTCGGATATCCAGTTTTTTGGAATTTGCCTGGGCCCAGAGTTTGGCAAGAACTCCTTCCACTTCCGGGAATACATAGATCAAACTATTGTCCATAGGGAAGGAACCGGATTTCAATCGGTTCAGGTCCAAGAGAGTCGCGATCATCTCCAAGGACTGAGAAGACGTATTCTCCGCTCTCTTTAGCCATTCCTTAATGGACATATCGTCTAACTGCTCATAGTCGTTCTCTATGAGTTGTAGGATCCCCATGATAGTGGTGATCGGGGATCTAAGATCATGTGTCACAAGAGAAATAAACGTGTCCTTCATGGAATTCGCTTCTTCTGCTACATGTTTTGCTTCTTCTAATTGGCTCGTCCTGTCCAAGACCTTTTGCTCTAAGGATCTCTGTAGTTCTTCAAGACGTACGAATGCGTTGGAAAATCGAAACGAAAGCATGATTGTCTGGGAGAATAAGAATGAGAGAAGTCCCCAATTCGCAATATATCTCGTTTTTATGATCAATGCCTGATTTAATATATCATTTAACGTTGCTAAGAATAAGAAGACTGCTCCGACTGCGAATAATACGGCGCCCTCCCTCTTTTTGAAAATACAGTAGATCATCAAGACCAAGAAGAAAACAATGATGAGTCCTACTATCGCCTGGAATATTTGTATGTACCACATGTATTCCGTAGCAGGCGTTAAAAGAACGATCAAGGCGAAGAACGCACCGACGGATACGAATGCAGTATTGAAATGTTTATGAAAATCTTCCGGAAATAAGGACCTTAAGAAAAGAGAGAATAGGGGCAGGGCGAGTACAAAACTAAGAAGATCCAGTTTATGGATATACACCCAATATTTGTCCTGAGTGATCTCATAGATAAACACGGATCCCGTAAAGAATCCTCGGATACTTAGATCTATGCAGAAAAAGGCGAACCAAATTGCGGACTTGTCCACTCTTCTCATAAAGAATAAGATCAAGTGGTATAATCCCATGAGGAAAGTAGCACCGAATACTACCCAACCCAAAGAGATCTCCTGCTTCTTGGATTCGAATATGTCCAAGATCGGTCCTAAAAATATGGATTTGCGGATCCCACCGGTTATATGATAAAAATTTGATACTTCTATAACGAAATTCAGTTCCTTCGATTCTGCATCCAATAATATGATCGGATGCTTGTAAGAAGGGGTCATGCTATCCTTGGTCCCGCCCACGACGCCGTTATCGGCTAATAGTTTTCCGTTTAAATAGATCTTATACGCGGTTGAGATATCCCCCATCTGCAAGGCGAGATCCTTTATTGGATTTCCCAATAGCACCGTTAGGCGATATGTTCCGGTACCTTCTCCTCCATGTTCTCCGTTTGGAAGGGGAAATTGATTCCATGAGCCAGGGACATGGATATATGTTTTGGAAGAAGTTTTGGCAGGGATTTCGAGACCGTTAAAGAATTCCCATTCTCCGTCTAAGGAAACCAAAGGAGAGGTTTTTAGATCCCAATCCCTTAGATCTAATATCCCTTGTTTCGCTTTGGGAGAGTACGGAGCATGAGGAGGAGAGCAACCTAAGATCGCTCCTAAGAGAAGAAGGAAAAAGACTGGAACCCGAAGCCTCATTCGATTGTCTAAGTCTCAAATTTATCAGACTACAATCCTCTGTATAGAAAATTTTCTGCTTGGATGATTCTTTAAAAATGGGTTCCTGTATGGAACCCAAGGGTTCTTTTATAAGCCATCGAATTCATACATTTGCGATATAACTTCTATATAAAAAGATTTGGGAGAATAATTATATGAGGATATTTATTACCGGGGCTTCGGGCTTCGTAGGTGGAGCCATAGCAAGGCAATTGAAAAAGGATCATACCATAAAAGCCTTATCTAGATCGGTCGAATCGGATGCAAAGTTAAAAGCCCAAGGTTTGGAAAGTGTGAGAGGAAGTCTCGGATCTATTCCAAAAGAAAGCTTAAAAGACATAGATGTGATCATTCATTGCGCAGCCTTTGTAGGGCCTTGGGGGACTCGAAAGGATTTTTGGGAAGGGAATGTGGATGGGACCTCTCAACTTTTGGAAGTCGCAAAGCAAGCCGGCGTGAAACGCTTCATTCATATGGGAACGGAAGCCGCATTATTCTTCGGTCAGGACATGGTGCAAATAGACGAGACCTATCCGTATCCTAGAAGCAGTCCTTATCTTTATAGTGAAACAAAAGCAGAGGCGGAGAGAAGGGTGGTTGCTGCGAATTCCTCTGGTTTCGAAACAATTGTACTCCGGCCGAGACTGGTTTGGGGACCTGGGGATACTTCCGTACTTCCAGAATTGAAGAAGATGGTTTCGCAAGGAAGATTCATGTGGATTAACCATGGAAAAGCGAAGACCTCGGTCACCTGCATTACGAATTTAGTGCATGCCACAGAACTCGCTCTTACAAAAGGAAATCCCGGAAGTATTTATTTTATCACAGACGACGAAGACCAAACGATTCGAGGATTTCTGACGGATATGTTGGGAACTCAGGGTATTGCTCTTCCTTCTGCGTCGGTCCCTTCTTTCGTTGCAAGCTTCTTGGCATATATTGTAGAAGGGATCTGGAGAATTTTAGGAATTCGTAAAGAACCGCCCATGATGCGTTTTCCCGTAGATATTATGGGAAGAGAATGTACGATCCGTATCGATCGTGCTAAGAAAGAGCTCGGATATAAGCCTTTGGTCACCGTGGCACAAGGGTTGGAGTCTATGAGAAAGGAAGCGACTTCTCGCTAAGATCAATTTCTGGAAGGAAGAGAAAGCCTTTTACTTCTTCTTTCTTCCAGTTTGCAACTCTCTAAGATCGCTTCCAAGAGACCGGGAAATCTTTTTTCCATATCGGCTCTTCTGAGACTCAAATTTTTTTTCGTTCCTTCTATGCGAGTATATGTTAGTCCCGCATCTCTTAGCTTCGCTATATGATAGGAAAGATTTGTTTTAGGTGCGTATTCCAGAAACGCAGAACACATTGCCTCTTCTACTTCTGCTAACCGAACTAAGATCTTACGCCGGATCGGATCGCTCACTGCCTCAAAAATAGACGATAGTTCAATCTGCTCTAAACTCGGATGAGTGGGATGCTTGGACATAAAATTTTTTCCAACAAGGTCTAATAGTTCAATAATATTTGAACAAAAGATTGACAAGCACTTTCTAAGTTTCATAGTTCAAAAAGTATTGAACTATTTGCCTCCGCTGACTGGCCGCGGTGGCGGCAGCTATTAAAAAAAGATTGGCCAGGACCAAAAGGAGAATTCTGCGATGAACAGTCAGAAATGGAGGCAGCAGCCGTTTCGTAGCATTTCGCTTCTTACTATTTCGTTTTTTTTGATCCCTTCTTTGTTCGGGGATGAGGTAAAACTCAAATCCGGAAAGGTGCTCAAGAACCTGAAATTGGAGAAAGAAACAGTCGATTATTATATTTTTACTTTGGATGATGCGATTCCTGTAAGGATACTGAGATCCGAAGTTGAGTCAATCTCCCCGGGCAAAGCGGAGAAGGAAGGGCTTGTACTAGAAAATAAACCATCTAATCCTGTTTTGCCTACACCTGCGAAACGGAATTACGATGCGGTTTGGACCCAAGCGGTGACCAACGACGTATTCATTAACGGGAATAGTTTGTACGGAAATGCGTTCGATAGAAGAGGGGATTTACATTATTCTAATATGCCTAAGTCTCTGATCCTGGATACTACTGTTGTGGTTCCTACCGCTTTAGAGGGTTTGAATCTCACGATCCGGGAATATTCCCCTCTTACTGCTAGAACGAATCGAGATGTAGATAGTGTATACCAGTCGCATCCGTACGGTCCGGGAGCGACTCCCGCTCAGGTTGCCGCGGATCCCGGCACTTATCAGCTTAGGAAGGAAGCAAACGGCTTAAGGGAGAGTCTTGCAGGTCTTCTGAACTATAGATGGACCACAAATCGTTTGGGGGATTTTAATACCGGCTGGATCTATTATGTGAATACTCAGCCTGATTTTGCTTTGAGTCTGTTTACATTCGGTTGGACACTGCCTGTATTGAAATATCTGCATCCGCATTATCAATTTAATATGCGGACCTCTTCGGAAAGGATAGGTGGGGCTAGTATCGGAGGAGAGAAGGATCAGGAATCCGGATATCCTACGAACGCATTCAACGGCTCTACTTTTCATCGGTTTTCCATCAATCACGAGTATGATATTACTCAAGATTTGAAGATACAGCCAGCAATCGATGTGGGATATCAGTATTATAACGATAATATAGATAGAAGATCCGGGATCAG encodes the following:
- a CDS encoding ABC-F family ATP-binding cassette domain-containing protein, whose product is MIKISNLHKIYNSKVLFDDLNLSLNRGEKLGLVGRNGHGKSTIFQMILGAVEPDSGTIIVPKGYKIGHLQQHLHFTRPTVLEECALGLPEGEEYETWQVEKVLSGLGFSEADMERDPNEFSGGYQIRMNLAKLLVSGPDLLMLDEPNNYLDIVTIRWLEEFLREWEGEIILVTHDRSFMDSVVTHTAAIHRAKSVKVQGDTDKLYNQINQAEEIYERTRLNEAKKRKQEEIFIAKFKAKASFASRAQSRVKKLEKQGEMKALENIQDLELYFNAAPFAANQMLAAENISFSYSGKEPFLIQDFSISVGKRDRICIIGKNGKGKSTLLKLLAGELQPSSGTVQKHPALKEGYFGQTNKLNMNENATVVEEIMSADKSCTEWLARTIAGGLMFSDDQGLKKIKVLSGGEKSRVLLGKILVTPCHILYLDEPTNHLDMQSCDSLIEAIDEFDGSVIMVTHNEMHLRAVATKLIVFDNDEIRIFDGTYDDFLNDVGWSDEEY
- a CDS encoding SpoIIE family protein phosphatase — protein: MVDSILFSHHSIGVFSLFLLTLVLSGFLIFKKDKTLPSYYLILMYLAYGVMFIGYFFSYSIFDPIAAYHRYLTVFILFGIVCFIAFCYHFPRNIYPKESKIVLPLSLLMSLVAWVHFMYKTYNMEKIFSFTAHQYSFDFGKEASGVILLCFIISTVILIRKILYFSQYKGFLTVVSGKFKDSPALVRIPVQFLIGIPLAFQKIIFAKGKEAIALRAFLFTVILNIVNAYNNVLNKSGVISYDTFAMTYFTLSVTTIFFIQSAYLNHSPEPTSFMVKILSSAVVTVILALGAISYVTLYAIDRANEKESIVEMNSVKTAIRNGETDFPANVQYIIARPSGPGVFDHKYNIIFSRDNVTQTNLVEGQARYKKQQLRDLEEQNKRKYKGRTDYELETISLKELETTELPLQTKLFRMADNFYVHYDFELDRTRYEVGFSYREFRTVIHNVARWLVLIQLGTTVFILIVFPILLRVSLIHPLNRLLSGVEKVNHGDLNVNVPIKTMDEVGFLSLSFNSMVDSIRSAREQLQDYANHLEEKVEERTREVQEKMMEVQQLKIQQDGDYFLTSLLAKPLFYNANKSSKVNTNFLIKQKKYFEFRNKKGELGGDICITGNLRLGTPTQYQQFTMAMNGDAMGKSMQGAGGSLVMGVMMNSIMARSAANKRILNKTPQEWLTDVYFEVHSVFKSFDGSMVISATVALINDETGEMHYWNAEHPFSVLYRDGKASFLENDLELRKLGLDSEYEFKVKTFQLHPNDVIILASDGRDDLLLNHSNGKRIINEDETLFLEAVERSGSDIELIEKSIRSTGEVIDDLSILRIGFQEVGSPKSMPPKMEDSDDSAEKVTLQTLYKEGKELYKSGEVQKAISVLLEAYSADPSNQRINKLLGLISFKEKDYPLAVKILSKYLVDDPDTAELWYYLSLAEKRLGNLTQSLEAAMMVNKLQPMNVQNLVHLSDLNRLLGKKADAIEFTKTAEDIDPENKNIQKLKKLLEIE
- a CDS encoding ABC transporter permease gives rise to the protein MNLNAIKAIYFFEMSRTRRTLMQSIASPVISTSLYFVVFGSAIGSRIQEVNGVPYGSFIVPGLIMLSLLTESISNASFGIYFPKFTGTIYEILSAPVSSMEAVIGFVGAAATKSLILGMIMLATASLFVPIHIAHPFLMVFFLILTCVSFSLFGFIIGIWADNFEKLQVIPMLVITPLVFLGGSFYSANMLPPFWQTVTLFNPILYLVSGFRWSFYEISDVSVGISLGMILIFLSTCLFIVAWMFKTGYHIKK
- a CDS encoding ABC transporter ATP-binding protein codes for the protein MQNESNSIVSIRNLSKSYANGFTALKNVNLEIQKGEIIALLGPNGAGKTTLISIICGIINPSEGSVSVSGYDIIKDYRQTRSMIGLVPQELTVHAFESVMATVNFSRGLFGKSTNTKYVESILGSLSLLDKKDSTVLTLSGGMKRRVMIAKALSHEPNVLFLDEPTAGVDVELRKDMWNVVRALRDKGVTIILTTHYIEEAEEIADRVGIMNKGELILVEEKSVLMHKLGKKQILLDLAQPLTRIPDSLNSYELDIKNEGKQLLYTYDGQDKESGIAAFLENLKKSGIEFKDLNTIQSSLEEIFVQLVKESK
- a CDS encoding DUF2834 domain-containing protein; protein product: MTKSAFQYIISFFGILFALSFVYFVVPPLLQDFDPIGAALGGFVNPFSTGYSLDIICTWFVFSTWVLYEAKTKGIRRGWIAILLGVVPGVATGMAFYLIIRMKQEKE
- a CDS encoding sensor histidine kinase yields the protein MRLRVPVFFLLLLGAILGCSPPHAPYSPKAKQGILDLRDWDLKTSPLVSLDGEWEFFNGLEIPAKTSSKTYIHVPGSWNQFPLPNGEHGGEGTGTYRLTVLLGNPIKDLALQMGDISTAYKIYLNGKLLADNGVVGGTKDSMTPSYKHPIILLDAESKELNFVIEVSNFYHITGGIRKSIFLGPILDIFESKKQEISLGWVVFGATFLMGLYHLILFFMRRVDKSAIWFAFFCIDLSIRGFFTGSVFIYEITQDKYWVYIHKLDLLSFVLALPLFSLFLRSLFPEDFHKHFNTAFVSVGAFFALIVLLTPATEYMWYIQIFQAIVGLIIVFFLVLMIYCIFKKREGAVLFAVGAVFLFLATLNDILNQALIIKTRYIANWGLLSFLFSQTIMLSFRFSNAFVRLEELQRSLEQKVLDRTSQLEEAKHVAEEANSMKDTFISLVTHDLRSPITTIMGILQLIENDYEQLDDMSIKEWLKRAENTSSQSLEMIATLLDLNRLKSGSFPMDNSLIYVFPEVEGVLAKLWAQANSKKLDIRNSIPNDIRMNVDRALFSEIFVNLLSNAIKFCREGDSIEIDFSSKPNAMEFTVKDSGIGIPKEMIPGLFSTEIRSTRLGTNKESGTGLGLPLVYSIISAYHGRISVESQEQKGSKFTFSIPQPLLDLPRLNPA
- a CDS encoding NAD-dependent epimerase/dehydratase family protein → MRIFITGASGFVGGAIARQLKKDHTIKALSRSVESDAKLKAQGLESVRGSLGSIPKESLKDIDVIIHCAAFVGPWGTRKDFWEGNVDGTSQLLEVAKQAGVKRFIHMGTEAALFFGQDMVQIDETYPYPRSSPYLYSETKAEAERRVVAANSSGFETIVLRPRLVWGPGDTSVLPELKKMVSQGRFMWINHGKAKTSVTCITNLVHATELALTKGNPGSIYFITDDEDQTIRGFLTDMLGTQGIALPSASVPSFVASFLAYIVEGIWRILGIRKEPPMMRFPVDIMGRECTIRIDRAKKELGYKPLVTVAQGLESMRKEATSR
- a CDS encoding ArsR/SmtB family transcription factor, which translates into the protein MSKHPTHPSLEQIELSSIFEAVSDPIRRKILVRLAEVEEAMCSAFLEYAPKTNLSYHIAKLRDAGLTYTRIEGTKKNLSLRRADMEKRFPGLLEAILESCKLEERRSKRLSLPSRN